CCATTCCTGGGCAGTGGTAAACCTCAATCAAGACGGCCTCTGCAAGAGAATGGAGAATATAGAATGGAGAATGATGGTCGCCCACTGGGTTTCAGTGTCCCCGTCGCCAATTTGCTAAGTTGTTGTTTCCAAAGGTCGCAATAATTCTAATCGTTTGAAACAACGAAAGCCCTGGCGCGCTTTGAAAGCTCACAAAGTCAGTAAAGGAAGATAAGCATGCCTGGTTTTGTTCGGACAGCCGTACTGTTGGCGCCACAATTCATGGAGTACATCATCACGCTGGGCGGGTTGGCCTATTACTTGATTGCCCTGGTTTGCGCCTGGCGCCTCAGCCAGCGCCGTGCCAGCGCCGCGCCCTTGTCCGCCCGCGCCTTGCCGCCGCTCAGCATTCTCAAGCCTTTGTGCGGCGCTGAACCTGAGTTGGAAGAATGCCTGCAAAGCTTCTTTGTGCAGGACTATCCCACCTACGAGCTATTATTCGCCGTGCGCACTGACATTGACCCTGCTGTGGATGTCGTCAACCGCCTGCGTCGCAAGTATCCAAACATTCCCGTGCGGCTGCTTTACACGGGCGAACCGCCGTATGCGAACGCCAAGGTCTATAGCATGGAACTGATGGCGGCGGCGGCGCAGCACGATCTACTGGTGATCACGGATAGCGACACGGCGGTTGCGCCTGACTATTTACACTCTCTGGCAAGCGCTTTCAACGATCCTCAGGTTGGCGCGGCGACCAATCTCTATCGCGGCGTAGGCCGGGGTGATTTTTGGGCGTGGCTCGAAGCCTTGGGTATGTCTACAGAATTTATGGCCGGCGTCGTGGTGGCCGAATGCTTGGAAGGCATGAAATTCACGCTGGGGCCTTCGATGGCCATCCGGCGCGCGTGTCTGAATGCAATCGGCGGCTTTGCCAAGATGCGCGATTATCTGGCCGATGATTTTGTGCTAGGGCATTGGGCCGAAGCGGCGGGCTGGCGTGTGGCGCTCTCACCCCACGTAGTCAAACATCACGTTTCGACCACGGGATTTATGCGCACCTTCAAACACCGGTTGCGTTGGAATCGCAGCACACGCTTTTCGCGGCCGGCTGGTTACCTGGGACAAGGCTTCACTTATGGCTTCATTTGGGCGCTCGGCTTTTTCCTGCTTTCGCCAACGTGGCTGACGGGGACGTTGCTGGCAGCCGCTTTCGTGTTGCGACTCGCCTTGGCAACGGTTGTCGGTGCGAAGTTGCTGTCGGATCGAACTGTTTATGCCGGCTTGGCGTTTTTGCCCTGCCAGGATTTGCTCAGTTTTGCCAGTTGGCTGGGCGGCTTTGTCAGCCGCGAAATTGTCTGGCGCGACGAGCGGTTTCGATTGTTGGATGATGGCCGCTTCCAACTCGTAACCGCGCGACTCAGAAGAGTCAATTTTTGAAGCTCAGCTTACTTTGAGGCGAAACAAGCGAAGGACATCACCTGTTTTAACCAGGCCGCCTTTTCCAGCGCTCTTTGTGGAACTCTTCTTGACAGCGTGCTGTATACGTTGGTGAAAGCAAGTTAAAGAGTGGGTTCGTGACTATGCAGCGAACCTTGGGCACCAGAAAAGTTCAACGACTGGAGAGTGGTTTTATGACGATGCGAAGAAATCTTTTGGCACTGTTCCTCACGTGCGCCTGTTTGATCGCGGCGGGCGCAGCGCTGGCCGGGGGCCAGCAAGGGCCGCCGCAACAGCGCGATCCCCTGGGTTTTTTGAAACGGGCGATCACGGAAGCCAGCGCGCCAGTGCTCTCGACGCAAGAAGAGACGCAACTGACAGATTTGATCAAGGCGTTCCGCGAAGCCAACAAACCCACGCCCAATGAGGCGTTCAAAACGGCGCACGAGGCGCTTGATGCCGCCATCCTGGCGGGCAATCAAGCCGCCATTCAAACGCAAATTGACGCGCTGACGAATTTGCAAACCGCACAGGCCAAAACACGCCTCGCTGCTGACGCTAAATTCAAAGCGGACGTGCTGGCGGTTTTGCGCGCGGGCGGTCAACTGGAACCATTAAAGCAGAAATTGGGCGATGATCGTTTGGTCGCCTTGGCTGGCTCACTCGCGGGCGGCCCTGGGTTTGGTCCAGGCTTCGGGCGAGGCGGACCAGGCTTTGGCCCAGGCGGGCCAGGCGGGCCTGGCTTTGCGCCAAGAGGGCCGGGTGGCCCGGGCTTTCGCGGCGGTCGGTCTGATGGCGGCGGCAATAACTGATCGCCATAGGAGCAAGGAGAGAGAAGCCAAAGGCCAGTGCTGTGTAACGCGCAGCGCTGGCCTTTAGTGTTTTTCCTTGCTTCAAGGCCGGGTTTGCTTACGGTTTCCGTTTCTTTGGCGGCGTCACGGGAGGCGCAATTGGCTCTGGTGGCGGCGCTAACGTTTCGGGCGCGAGTTGTTGCAATTGCTGCTTGGCCAAAGTTCCTTCAGGAGAGTTTGCGTACTCTTTGAATAACACCAGGAATTGCGCCACCGCCTCTTCCCTTTTGCCTAGCTCCAACAATATCAACCCGCGTTTATAGAGCGCTAAACTCGTCTTATCGCCTTTGGCGTTGACGGTGGCGACTTTTTCCAATTCGGTGACTGCTTCGGGGAGTTTCTTTTGCGCATACAGAATCTCACCGATCCAATACTGCGCATTGTCGGCCAGTTCGGAAGATGGATAAGTTTCGACGTATTGCTTGAATTCTGACGAAGCGAGATCGAAATTGCCGCGCGAATAATCGCTGTAAGCCGCCGCAAACAACTGTTCGGCATTGCCCGGCGTAAGTTGGGTGAAGGTCGGCAATTTCGGAATGTCTTCGATCAACTTTTTGAGTTGGGCGAATTGCTCTGATAGCCGTTCCATCCTTGAGTTCGTCGCCGTGACCCGTTCGCCCATCGTCGAAATTTGCGTTGCCGTATCGCTGGCGCTGGTTGCGACGGTGGATTGGGCGCGCCGGATCGCGGCGATGTTGTCACCCATCTGCTCGATCAGCGTGCGCGTTTCGCCATTGGTTTTGTTGAAGGTTTCCTGCATCGCCTGCATCGAGCGTTGCAACAGAATGAACTCGGTCTTCAACTCTTCCAACTGCACCGCCATTCGATCAATCTTGTCCCACTGCTCTTTCTTTTGGGCGATGGCGGGCGTGAACAGCAACGCCAACAAGACCGCACCACCAAGATAAAATCTCAATTGCCAAACTTTCATAACTTTGTTTTGTAACGTTGGCAGTTGGCAGCCATGAAGCTGCCAACCGCCAACCGCCAATTGTCACTAGGGCCGCTCGCCGCCGCGCAAGTAGACAAATTCCGCGCGCCGGTCATTGGCCCACGAAGGCGCCACTTCAGGCGCGCCTTCTTCGGTGCCCTGGGCTTTTTCAAGCCCGTAACTCACCGTCTCAATGCGGCTTTCTTCCAGGCCTAAGCTAATCAGGAAGTTCTTGACCGCGCGTGCGCGCCGGTCGCCCAGACCCAGGTTGTATTCCGACGTGCCGCGCGGATCGCACATGCCTTCGATGCGGAAAACAATCGAGCGATTTTCCGGCTTCAACAGCCACTCGGCGGCCCGGCGCAATTTCTCCTGCTCGTTAGCCGATAAGTCGGATTTATCGAGCGCGAAGAAAACCGGTTTGACCATGGTCTTAAACACTTCGGCCACCGGCGGCGCGGTGGGCGTTGGTGGTGGCGGCTCGACGACGACGCGCTGGCGTTCAGCCGGCGGCGGCGGCGGCGGATCGTTGACTGTCACGCGCGTGCTGGCGGTCGCATTGCCGCCTTCGCCCAGCGCGGTCGCGGTGTAAGTCGTCGAGACGCGCGGACTGATTTCACGTTCGCCACTGGCAGGGACTTCGCCCAACCCTGAAATCGTGACGATCTTGGCGTTCGCCGCCGACCAAATCAGTTTTGAATTCTGACCGCGTTCAACCGTGCCCGGATCAGAGCGCAGGTTGATGGTCGGTGCGACGGCCTTAATGACGTTGACGGTCACGGTCGCCTTGTCGCGGGCTTCTTTCTTGCCTTTGGAAGCGACGACTTCATACGTCGTGGTTTCTTTCGGGGTGACGGTCTTGGCGCCAATCTTTTCGACCTTTTCGCCGTTGAGCGCGACGGCCTTGGCGTCTTTGGTCTCCCAACTGACGGTGACAGGATCGCCCTGTTTGACCTCGGTGCGCGAGACCTTCAGTTTTGCCGTCGGGGGTTTGCAAGAGGCCAGCAAGCCGGTGAGTACGACCAACACGGCCAGCAGCGGCCAGCGGGGGAGGTTGCGGAAATTGCGAGTCATTGTTGAGTGTTCTCCTTGTGAGTTTGGGAAACGCTTGTTAGTGCAAAGTTATTCGTAATGATTTTTGCAGGCGACGATGATAATGGCATCGTCAGTTACTTTGTAGACTAGCCGATGCGCATCATTGATGCGCCGTGACCAGTAGCCTTTCAATTCGTATTTGAGCGGTTCCGGTTTGCCAATGCCCGAAAACGGATCCCGCAGCGTAGCGGTAATCAAGCCGATGAGCCGTTGATGCAGCTTTTTGTCCTGTGTGGCCCATTGCGCGAAATCCTGAAAGGCGCTTGCTTCAAACGTGAACTTCCTCATTGCAATTCGTCGAGGCTGACGGCTACGAGATTACGTCCTTGCGCCACGTTTTCAAGCGCTTTGAGCAATCGCTCCCGGTTAGCAGGCGAGCGCAGCAGGAAAGCGGTTTCGTCTTCCTCGCTTTGCGCGGTTTCACAGACCGAGATTTCGATCTCCTTGTTTTTGAACAAGGCTTTAAGAGCTTTGAGAAACCGGTTGTCGAGTTCGTCCGCATTGATCCGATAAACTGTATACATCACTGCTCCTTTACTTCGCCCACGACGGCGACCGCCCGCCACTGCGCGTCAATTGCCGTTGCTCGCTGCCGTCAATGTGCATCGCCCAGATTTCCCAACGGCCTGTGCGATTGGATTGAAACGCCAGATGGCGGCTGTCGGGCGACCACGTAGGGTTCTCATTACGGCCATCGCCGGTCAAGCGCAGTACCTGTCCCGACGCCACATCCGCCACATAAATGTTGAACGCGCCACCGCCATTCCAGGTGAACGCAATGTAACGGCCATCCGGCGACCACGCGGGCGAATCCATCTGACCGCCCAGACTGAGCAGCGCTCTTTCATTCGTGCCGTCAGCGCCAATGACATAAATTTGCGGCGCGCCGCCCCGGTCGGAAATGAAAGCAATCTCGCGGCCTGTCTTCGGATTCCAGCGTGGCGAAATGTTCACCGCGTTTTTGGTGCGCGTCAAGCGCCGCGGGTTCGATCCGTCATCATTCGCCACATAAAGTTCCATCGAATCGTTGTCTTTGCTCGAACTGAAAACAAGCTGCCCGCCGGGCGCGATGTTCGGCGAACTGGTCGTCGCTTTGAATTGCGTTGAGCCAATGATCAACCCGTCAATCCCACGCACCACGACGTTGGGATGGCCGCTGCGATACGACACATAGGCCAAGCGGTTGCCGTCCGGGGCCAGAGAAGGGAAGAGCGCAATCGAACCATCGTGCGAAAACTGGCGCGCGCCATAGCCGTCGTAATCCATCAGGAAGACTTCGCGGCTGTTGATGTAGGCGAGTTTGGAAGTCGCAATACCATCCTGCCCGGTCAGCAGCTTGACGATTTGATCGGCGAACTGATGCGCCAAGTCGCGCGCATCGCTGCCACTCAAGCTGGCGTTCAGCAGTTGCGAATTGGTTTTTACGTCGTACAGAAAACCTTGCGCCTGCGTGGCACTGGTCAAGCTGCCAAAGGCCACGTAATCGGCCTTGACCGGATCATTCGTCCATTCTTCGGGTTTGAGCGAAGCCGGATCAGGCAGTTTGGTTTTAGGGTACAAGCTCTTGCCGACCAGATTGGCGATGCCCGCGAACCGCAGATCGTTGAGCAGGACTTCGTTGAAAGTCGCGACGGCTTGGTCAACGCCCGCCGCGCGCGGCTGGAAATCGGCGACCGCCAACAGCGGGCCGTTGCCAGGCGTGACGATGATGGTGCCGATCTGTTTTTTGAGATCGTCTTGGGATGTTTGTTGCGCAAATGTGTTAGGCGCAACAAACCACGCCGTCAGGATGAATGCGAGAATGGAAAAAGCTTTATTCATGCAAGCTATGTTGTCTTCAGCCGCAGAGCGGCAGTTGAGTCTTAAAGATGAACAATGCGTCCCGGTTGACCAGTGCCTCGCGTGATGTTCGACAGAACCTCTTCGACAATCTTATTTGCTCGGTCCTCTTCGATCTCACCTTCAAAGCAGACCTGGAGACCTGGGTCTTCATATGAAGATGAAACTTCTACCGTGCCGATTGCGATACGATGATCGCCGTATCCGTCAATTTGGATAGAAGACACGCTTTGCGGCCTTGACACAGCCGCGAATTGATCTTGCCGTAAATTAAACCATTCGTCATCGTTGGGACGAAGAAGAAATTGTCGCATCATTTCGGATATCGAAACCAAATTTCCGCCACTGCTTCCTCCGCACTCAACAAAAAGCCATTCGGAAATGGCGGCAACGGATTGGACGCAATGATTGCGCGTTCAGCGGCGAAATTGACCTGCTCAATGGGTGAGCGGCGCTTGATGTAACTGCCCGCGACGCGCCCGCCCGCCAGCGACAGAATGCGACCATCGCGCGCAATCCGCAACTGAATCACGACGAAATGCTGTCCCGCTGTATCGTAGCCGCCAGGCGGATTGTAATTGCGGCTCAAGATCATCTGAATGCGCCGCCCATACTCCGAACCGCCCGGCACGCCAGACGCGCCTGCGCCCACATTCGCAGTGGCGACACCCACGCCGTTCGTCAGCGCTGGTGTTGGGATGCCAGCAGAACGACCGACCTCGACATTGGTATTGGCCGAACTGCCGCGCAACGGCTGTTTGGTCACAGGCTGTTCGTTCTGACTGGCTGTCGGGCGTTCAGTTTTTTCGACCTTCTCTTTAACCGGTTTGGGCGCCTTGGTCGTGGAGGGAAGCACCTCAGCATCCGGCGCGACTTTCGGTTTGGCCGTCTCGACCTCGACATTATTGGCGGGCGTATTCTCAGTGCCCGCGAATGAAACCGCTTTGGGTTTGGTGAGGCCGAATTGGCTTAGCTGTGCGGCATCCACGACGCCGACTTCAATGGCCGTGCCGCCATTTTCGCCCGCTCCTGCCGCGACAATCTGCGTTGTCAGCGGTTGGCGGAAGTACCAGAAACAAAAGCCGAGCACGCACAGATGCAGCAAGCCTGAGAGCATCGCTCCCCATTGCACGCTTTGCTGATTTGTTTCGACTTTTGCTATCACACCCATTACGTCGTGATTACTTCTTCACTTCTTCGCAGTCGGCTCCGTCACCAGACTCACATTCGCCTGCACGCGTTTGGCCTGATCCAGCACATAGGCGATCACGCGATACGGCGTTTCGCCATCGCCGCGCAGATAGACGCGCCGTTCCTTCGATTGCGCCAACCGTTCGCCTAGTAGTTTTTGCAGATCGTTGACATTGATCGCTTTCTGTTCGTCTTGCCCGCTCAAATAAATTGCGCCTTCTTTATCCACCGAAATGATGAGCACATCCGGCGTGGCTTCCTTGGCCTGGGCCTCGCGCGTCTTCGGCAAATTGACCTGAATGCCGGATTGCAGGATCGGCGCGGTGACCATGAAAATCACCAGCAGCACGAGCATGACGTCTACGAGCGGCGTGACGTTAATCTCGGCCAGCGCGGTTTGGGTGCGTCCGTTGCGTGTGGAAAATGCCATATCAATTGCGGATTGCAGATTGCGGATTGCGGATTGTCGTTTCAGCAGCCTCCCGCTCAATTAGATTGAGTAGGCGCAAACTGAAACTGTCCATCTCCGCCGCAAAAACCTTAATGCGATTGAGATAGTGATTGTAGGCCAGCACCGCCGGAACTGCTGCCGCGATGCCTGCCGCTGTAGCGATGAGGGCTTCGGCAATGCCGGGTGCGACGGCCTGAATCGAAGTCGTCGTGCTAGTGCTCAGCCCTTCAAACGCGATGATGATACCGACGACCGTTCCGAATAATCCGATAAAAGGCGCGGCACTCGCGGTTGAAGCCAGCCAGCCCAATGAACGTTCTAGCCGCGTCGTCTCGTCAATCGCCGTGCTTTGCAGAGCGCGCTGCACGGCCTCCAGGCTCAGCGTGGGTTGCCGGCGCAATTCTTCTTCTGCCGCGTTGCACATAGCAGTCAGGGGGCTGTCGGTCAACGCCGCCACGCTGGTGCGCAAGTCCGATAACCGCTGGCTCTGCCCAAAGACCTGTAAAAACGTGCGGGTTTGTTGCTGCGCCTTTCGCGTGGCGATCTCTTTGGCGATGATGATTGCCCAGGAAATCAGCGAAAACACGAGCAGCAACAACAAGACGAATTTGGCGATGGGACTGGAACGGAAAAGCAGATCAACTAGGTTGCCGGTGCGGGGGACGATGGGTTCTTGTAAAAGTAGCAATAAAGGCCAAGCCGTATGCGCGCTCAATGATCCTTGCTCCCTTTTCGTGATGAAAAATTGGTGTTGGATTGCTTGTTGAATTGCGAACGTATGCTAGCATGTGCCCCGACCCGGTTCAAGAAAGTCATTCTGGCGTAAGGATTTCGAGTTCAGCTTTTTGGTTTGTGGCGCACGGCGCGGCAGACTTCGAGGCAGCTTCCGGGAATTCGCGCCATGCCTCGAAAGAAAATCCTGCCGCAAACATTACTCGCTCCGCTCAACCTGACGCCGCTGGGCTTTCTCACCAGACTATCCCTAACAATCTTTGACAAAGGAGCGTGTCTCTATGAACAGAATCTGGAAGTTGGCAAGTGTGGCCGGTTTGAT
This window of the Acidobacteriota bacterium genome carries:
- the hpnI gene encoding bacteriohopanetetrol glucosamine biosynthesis glycosyltransferase HpnI, whose amino-acid sequence is MEYIITLGGLAYYLIALVCAWRLSQRRASAAPLSARALPPLSILKPLCGAEPELEECLQSFFVQDYPTYELLFAVRTDIDPAVDVVNRLRRKYPNIPVRLLYTGEPPYANAKVYSMELMAAAAQHDLLVITDSDTAVAPDYLHSLASAFNDPQVGAATNLYRGVGRGDFWAWLEALGMSTEFMAGVVVAECLEGMKFTLGPSMAIRRACLNAIGGFAKMRDYLADDFVLGHWAEAAGWRVALSPHVVKHHVSTTGFMRTFKHRLRWNRSTRFSRPAGYLGQGFTYGFIWALGFFLLSPTWLTGTLLAAAFVLRLALATVVGAKLLSDRTVYAGLAFLPCQDLLSFASWLGGFVSREIVWRDERFRLLDDGRFQLVTARLRRVNF
- a CDS encoding tetratricopeptide repeat protein — protein: MRFYLGGAVLLALLFTPAIAQKKEQWDKIDRMAVQLEELKTEFILLQRSMQAMQETFNKTNGETRTLIEQMGDNIAAIRRAQSTVATSASDTATQISTMGERVTATNSRMERLSEQFAQLKKLIEDIPKLPTFTQLTPGNAEQLFAAAYSDYSRGNFDLASSEFKQYVETYPSSELADNAQYWIGEILYAQKKLPEAVTELEKVATVNAKGDKTSLALYKRGLILLELGKREEAVAQFLVLFKEYANSPEGTLAKQQLQQLAPETLAPPPEPIAPPVTPPKKRKP
- a CDS encoding OmpA family protein; amino-acid sequence: MTRNFRNLPRWPLLAVLVVLTGLLASCKPPTAKLKVSRTEVKQGDPVTVSWETKDAKAVALNGEKVEKIGAKTVTPKETTTYEVVASKGKKEARDKATVTVNVIKAVAPTINLRSDPGTVERGQNSKLIWSAANAKIVTISGLGEVPASGEREISPRVSTTYTATALGEGGNATASTRVTVNDPPPPPPAERQRVVVEPPPPTPTAPPVAEVFKTMVKPVFFALDKSDLSANEQEKLRRAAEWLLKPENRSIVFRIEGMCDPRGTSEYNLGLGDRRARAVKNFLISLGLEESRIETVSYGLEKAQGTEEGAPEVAPSWANDRRAEFVYLRGGERP
- a CDS encoding Txe/YoeB family addiction module toxin, which gives rise to MRKFTFEASAFQDFAQWATQDKKLHQRLIGLITATLRDPFSGIGKPEPLKYELKGYWSRRINDAHRLVYKVTDDAIIIVACKNHYE
- a CDS encoding PD40 domain-containing protein, whose protein sequence is MNKAFSILAFILTAWFVAPNTFAQQTSQDDLKKQIGTIIVTPGNGPLLAVADFQPRAAGVDQAVATFNEVLLNDLRFAGIANLVGKSLYPKTKLPDPASLKPEEWTNDPVKADYVAFGSLTSATQAQGFLYDVKTNSQLLNASLSGSDARDLAHQFADQIVKLLTGQDGIATSKLAYINSREVFLMDYDGYGARQFSHDGSIALFPSLAPDGNRLAYVSYRSGHPNVVVRGIDGLIIGSTQFKATTSSPNIAPGGQLVFSSSKDNDSMELYVANDDGSNPRRLTRTKNAVNISPRWNPKTGREIAFISDRGGAPQIYVIGADGTNERALLSLGGQMDSPAWSPDGRYIAFTWNGGGAFNIYVADVASGQVLRLTGDGRNENPTWSPDSRHLAFQSNRTGRWEIWAMHIDGSEQRQLTRSGGRSPSWAK
- a CDS encoding TonB C-terminal domain-containing protein — encoded protein: MGVIAKVETNQQSVQWGAMLSGLLHLCVLGFCFWYFRQPLTTQIVAAGAGENGGTAIEVGVVDAAQLSQFGLTKPKAVSFAGTENTPANNVEVETAKPKVAPDAEVLPSTTKAPKPVKEKVEKTERPTASQNEQPVTKQPLRGSSANTNVEVGRSAGIPTPALTNGVGVATANVGAGASGVPGGSEYGRRIQMILSRNYNPPGGYDTAGQHFVVIQLRIARDGRILSLAGGRVAGSYIKRRSPIEQVNFAAERAIIASNPLPPFPNGFLLSAEEAVAEIWFRYPK
- a CDS encoding biopolymer transporter ExbD, yielding MAFSTRNGRTQTALAEINVTPLVDVMLVLLVIFMVTAPILQSGIQVNLPKTREAQAKEATPDVLIISVDKEGAIYLSGQDEQKAINVNDLQKLLGERLAQSKERRVYLRGDGETPYRVIAYVLDQAKRVQANVSLVTEPTAKK
- a CDS encoding MotA/TolQ/ExbB proton channel family protein, which codes for MLLLQEPIVPRTGNLVDLLFRSSPIAKFVLLLLLVFSLISWAIIIAKEIATRKAQQQTRTFLQVFGQSQRLSDLRTSVAALTDSPLTAMCNAAEEELRRQPTLSLEAVQRALQSTAIDETTRLERSLGWLASTASAAPFIGLFGTVVGIIIAFEGLSTSTTTSIQAVAPGIAEALIATAAGIAAAVPAVLAYNHYLNRIKVFAAEMDSFSLRLLNLIEREAAETTIRNPQSAIRN